The Oxobacter pfennigii genome has a segment encoding these proteins:
- the coaD gene encoding pantetheine-phosphate adenylyltransferase, protein MEKAVIYPGSFDPVTNGHLDIIYRSANIFDKVIVAVLENPQKNPMFTKEERVAMLKDVTKGIKNVEIDCFSGLLIHYMNAKNVKIIIKGLRAVSDFEYEFQMALMNNKLNPEVETLFMMTNNKYSYLSSSAVKQIAMFGGCIKDLVPDSIVTGVLKKTTLKNEVK, encoded by the coding sequence ATGGAAAAGGCAGTGATATATCCCGGAAGTTTTGACCCGGTCACAAACGGGCATCTTGATATAATATATCGTTCGGCTAATATATTCGATAAGGTAATAGTGGCCGTTTTGGAAAATCCTCAAAAAAACCCCATGTTTACAAAGGAAGAAAGGGTGGCCATGCTAAAAGATGTCACCAAAGGCATAAAAAACGTAGAGATAGATTGTTTTTCCGGCCTCCTGATTCACTACATGAATGCTAAAAATGTTAAAATAATTATAAAAGGCTTGAGGGCAGTTTCAGATTTTGAATATGAGTTTCAGATGGCTCTTATGAATAACAAACTTAATCCTGAGGTGGAGACTTTATTTATGATGACAAATAATAAATACTCATATTTAAGCTCCAGTGCCGTTAAGCAGATAGCCATGTTCGGAGGGTGCATCAAGGATTTGGTGCCGGATAGTATAGTAACCGGCGTGCTTAAAAAAACAACATTAAAAAATGAGGTGAAATAA
- the rsmD gene encoding 16S rRNA (guanine(966)-N(2))-methyltransferase RsmD, which produces MRIIAGDAKGRKLNTPNGTETRPTSDKVKGSIFNILGSSIIDAKVLDLFAGTGNLGLEALSRGAQSSVFIDKSREAINIIKENVRLLKYDDLCYIYSNDAFSAIDILDKKGQQFDIIFIDPPYHKDIIPEILNKIMDSGILLKDGIIIAEHDNKDEIPHRIKHLALIKSSTYGDTTVSFYKNMEE; this is translated from the coding sequence TTGCGTATAATTGCAGGAGATGCAAAAGGAAGAAAGCTCAATACACCTAATGGCACAGAAACCAGGCCTACATCCGACAAGGTAAAGGGCTCAATATTTAATATACTGGGCAGCAGCATAATCGATGCAAAGGTTTTAGACCTTTTTGCAGGCACCGGAAACTTAGGACTTGAAGCTTTAAGCCGCGGGGCACAAAGTTCAGTTTTCATAGATAAGAGCAGAGAAGCTATAAATATAATAAAAGAAAATGTAAGGCTATTGAAATATGACGATTTGTGCTATATATATAGTAATGATGCCTTCAGTGCTATCGATATTTTAGACAAAAAGGGACAACAGTTTGATATAATATTTATAGATCCGCCATATCATAAGGATATAATCCCTGAAATTTTAAACAAAATAATGGATAGCGGCATTCTTTTAAAGGACGGTATTATCATAGCTGAACATGATAATAAGGATGAAATCCCCCATAGAATAAAACACTTAGCTTTAATTAAAAGTTCAACTTATGGAGATACCACAGTTTCTTTTTATAAGAATATGGAGGAATAG
- a CDS encoding alpha/beta-type small acid-soluble spore protein, which translates to MSRNNHVVPEASSGLDKMKFEVAREVGVDLKDGYNGDILSRDAGRIGGNMVKKMIEAYERSLANNK; encoded by the coding sequence ATGTCAAGGAACAATCATGTAGTTCCTGAAGCCAGCAGTGGTTTAGACAAGATGAAATTTGAGGTAGCCAGGGAAGTTGGAGTTGATTTAAAAGATGGTTATAATGGAGATATATTATCACGAGATGCAGGCAGAATAGGCGGCAATATGGTTAAAAAGATGATAGAAGCCTATGAAAGAAGCCTCGCAAACAATAAGTAA
- the recG gene encoding ATP-dependent DNA helicase RecG → MVLLKKPVVNIKGIGPKTSSMLQRLSIFTIEDLLYHFPRDYEDRSNIKPLNTVKDGDYISFIGTVALIDKDRYSQSGKHITKIILKNENEFIAGLWFNQRFIKKSFTIGEKYLFYGKIFKSYAETQIVNPEYEKVDGPVRGGIVPVYPSTKDLSQKIIRNAISSIFSNKEILINDCLPPNIKLRYQLLDLSVALDRLHNPRSMEDIKLAAKRLKFEELLILQTGLMLEKYKADMESTGISFERSSEVDRFISLLPFELTNSQYNVLDEILKDMESKKQMNRLVQGDVGSGKTVIAAVALLNAVKNGYQGVMMAPTEILADQHFQSLSLLFEAYELRIELMSGKIPKRKREEIKEELKTGKIDILVGTHAIIQSDVEVFNLGIVITDEQHRFGVRQRALLSKKGENPDVLVMTATPIPRTMALFIYGDLDISVINELPPGRQKIETYAVKPAMRQRVYNFVRKEAEKGRQAYVVCPMIEESDTLEAESAVETAERLRNTYLKGLNVGLIHGKMKSDEKDEIMVKFNEGKIDVLVSTTVIEVGINVPNATLMVVENADRFGLSTLHQLRGRVGRGEHKSYCILVSDMNTQNKLQRMQVMKEVRDGFKIAEEDMKLRGTGEFFGTRQHGLPELRLADIFKDIDLLRITNMLAKDIVYSGKILEKEFCMLKLKTELKFKKQTQEITLN, encoded by the coding sequence ATGGTATTATTAAAAAAACCTGTAGTCAATATAAAAGGTATAGGGCCAAAAACCTCGTCCATGCTGCAAAGGCTTAGTATATTTACCATAGAGGATTTGCTGTATCATTTTCCAAGAGACTATGAGGACAGGTCAAATATAAAGCCCTTAAATACAGTAAAGGACGGAGATTACATATCATTTATAGGTACTGTAGCTTTAATTGACAAGGACAGGTATTCTCAGAGCGGTAAGCATATAACGAAAATTATATTAAAAAATGAAAACGAGTTTATTGCAGGGCTATGGTTTAATCAAAGGTTTATAAAAAAGAGTTTTACAATAGGTGAAAAATATTTATTTTATGGAAAGATTTTTAAATCCTATGCTGAAACTCAAATAGTAAACCCTGAATATGAAAAGGTGGATGGCCCTGTAAGAGGAGGCATTGTACCGGTTTATCCTTCTACCAAGGATTTATCGCAAAAGATAATACGAAATGCCATATCAAGCATATTTTCAAATAAGGAAATATTGATTAATGATTGCCTGCCGCCGAATATAAAGCTCAGATACCAACTTTTGGATCTTTCCGTTGCTCTTGACAGGCTTCATAACCCTAGAAGCATGGAAGATATAAAATTAGCAGCAAAGCGACTTAAATTTGAGGAGCTGCTTATTCTTCAGACTGGGCTGATGCTGGAAAAATATAAAGCCGATATGGAAAGCACAGGCATAAGCTTTGAAAGAAGCAGCGAAGTTGATAGGTTTATTTCTCTATTGCCCTTTGAATTAACAAATTCACAATACAATGTTTTAGATGAGATATTAAAGGATATGGAAAGCAAAAAACAAATGAACAGGCTTGTACAGGGTGATGTAGGTTCAGGAAAGACGGTAATTGCCGCTGTTGCTCTATTAAATGCCGTGAAGAACGGATATCAGGGTGTTATGATGGCACCTACGGAAATTCTTGCAGATCAGCATTTTCAGTCGCTTTCGTTGCTGTTTGAAGCATATGAACTAAGGATTGAACTAATGTCCGGCAAAATACCAAAGAGAAAAAGAGAAGAAATAAAAGAAGAATTAAAAACAGGCAAAATAGATATTTTGGTGGGAACTCACGCTATCATACAAAGTGATGTGGAAGTTTTTAATCTTGGCATTGTCATAACCGATGAACAGCACAGGTTTGGAGTACGGCAAAGAGCACTTTTAAGCAAAAAGGGAGAAAACCCGGATGTTCTGGTAATGACAGCTACACCAATCCCAAGGACTATGGCCCTTTTTATATACGGCGATCTGGATATTTCGGTAATAAATGAACTTCCTCCGGGAAGGCAGAAGATAGAAACATATGCAGTAAAGCCGGCCATGAGGCAGCGGGTATACAATTTTGTAAGAAAAGAAGCGGAAAAGGGCAGACAGGCATATGTGGTTTGCCCAATGATTGAAGAATCGGATACATTAGAAGCTGAATCTGCCGTTGAAACCGCAGAAAGGCTTAGAAACACCTATCTCAAAGGATTAAATGTGGGTTTGATCCACGGCAAAATGAAGTCCGATGAAAAAGATGAAATAATGGTTAAGTTTAATGAGGGCAAAATAGATGTTTTGGTTTCGACAACTGTAATTGAAGTCGGTATTAATGTTCCAAACGCTACACTAATGGTTGTTGAAAATGCAGATAGATTTGGACTGTCGACACTTCACCAATTAAGAGGAAGAGTAGGCAGAGGAGAGCATAAATCCTACTGCATTTTGGTTTCCGATATGAATACGCAAAACAAACTGCAGAGAATGCAGGTTATGAAGGAAGTAAGGGATGGTTTTAAAATTGCCGAAGAAGATATGAAATTAAGAGGCACCGGGGAATTTTTCGGAACCAGACAGCATGGGCTGCCTGAATTAAGACTGGCAGACATTTTTAAGGATATTGACCTTTTAAGGATAACAAATATGCTAGCTAAGGATATAGTTTACAGCGGAAAAATTTTAGAAAAAGAATTTTGCATGCTGAAATTAAAAACCGAGCTGAAATTTAAAAAGCAAACACAAGAAATCACTTTGAATTAA
- a CDS encoding DAK2 domain-containing protein, with product MELLNIDGQLLYRMMISGANCLENNKAAVNALNVFPVPDGDTGTNMSMTMTSAVREIQKVKNKTIEEIADSAATGSLMGARGNSGVILSQILRGFAKGTKGKKELNAKNLAAALKEGASTAYKAVMKPTEGTILTVARESADKALELSKNINDINVLMDKVLAHAEAVLNKTPDMLLVLKKAGVVDAGGKGLICIYKGMIDALKGSDIELIDTPEIKEETTAGPFIEEDIEFGYCTEFIIKNTKADVEDLRDKLSSMGDSLIVVGAGDIIKVHVHTNDPGLVLTHALVLGELSKIKIDNMREQHRSILEEGIEDGHGTRDEIAQSEETSSRKKAGVITVAMGEGISSIFTDLGADKVIEGGQTMNPSTEDILNAINAINAGDIYILPNNSNIVLAARQAAELSDKNTIVIPSKSIPQGIAALTVFNPEGDPKDNENEMVSSLEAVKTGQVTYAVRNTSFDDKEITEGDILGLVDGKINIIGKDILQLTESLIASMVTDSDELITIFYGKEVEEDLANELLEKIREKYEDCDVQMYEGGQPLYYFIISVE from the coding sequence TTGGAGTTATTGAACATTGATGGGCAATTGCTGTACAGGATGATGATTTCCGGTGCTAACTGCCTTGAGAACAACAAAGCAGCAGTCAATGCGTTAAATGTGTTTCCTGTACCTGATGGAGATACGGGTACAAATATGTCCATGACTATGACATCAGCAGTTCGTGAGATACAAAAGGTAAAAAACAAAACCATAGAAGAAATAGCGGATTCCGCCGCTACCGGTTCTCTTATGGGAGCCAGGGGGAATTCCGGAGTAATATTATCTCAGATATTAAGAGGTTTTGCAAAAGGAACTAAAGGAAAAAAAGAACTGAATGCAAAAAACCTTGCCGCTGCTTTAAAAGAAGGTGCTTCAACGGCATATAAAGCTGTAATGAAGCCCACTGAAGGCACAATATTGACGGTAGCAAGAGAGTCGGCTGATAAAGCTTTGGAGCTTTCTAAGAATATAAATGATATAAATGTTTTGATGGATAAGGTGTTAGCCCATGCAGAAGCAGTGCTTAATAAGACCCCTGACATGCTTTTGGTACTTAAAAAGGCCGGGGTTGTGGACGCTGGCGGCAAAGGCTTAATTTGTATATATAAAGGTATGATAGATGCCTTAAAAGGCAGCGATATCGAGCTTATAGATACTCCTGAAATCAAGGAAGAGACAACAGCAGGTCCTTTTATTGAAGAGGATATAGAATTCGGATATTGTACGGAATTCATAATAAAAAATACAAAGGCAGACGTTGAAGATTTAAGAGATAAGCTGTCTTCAATGGGTGATTCCTTAATAGTTGTAGGTGCAGGAGATATAATAAAGGTCCATGTACATACAAATGATCCCGGATTGGTATTAACCCATGCTTTAGTTCTCGGTGAATTATCAAAAATTAAAATTGATAATATGAGAGAGCAGCACAGAAGCATTTTAGAAGAGGGTATCGAAGATGGTCACGGCACCAGAGATGAAATTGCCCAGTCTGAAGAAACAAGCAGTAGGAAAAAAGCCGGAGTAATTACCGTTGCTATGGGAGAAGGTATAAGCAGTATATTTACTGATCTTGGAGCTGATAAGGTAATAGAAGGCGGGCAGACCATGAATCCAAGCACTGAGGATATCCTAAATGCCATAAATGCTATCAATGCTGGCGATATTTATATATTGCCAAATAACAGCAATATAGTTTTGGCTGCCAGACAAGCTGCCGAGCTATCAGATAAAAATACCATAGTCATTCCTTCAAAGAGCATCCCTCAGGGAATTGCAGCTTTAACTGTATTTAATCCCGAAGGAGACCCAAAGGATAATGAAAATGAAATGGTATCTTCATTGGAAGCAGTTAAAACAGGCCAGGTTACCTATGCTGTCAGAAATACAAGCTTTGATGATAAAGAGATTACGGAAGGCGATATATTAGGCCTGGTAGATGGAAAGATAAACATCATAGGAAAAGATATACTCCAATTAACCGAATCTTTAATTGCCAGCATGGTAACTGACAGTGATGAATTAATAACCATATTCTACGGCAAGGAAGTAGAAGAAGATTTGGCAAATGAATTACTGGAGAAAATAAGAGAAAAATATGAAGATTGCGATGTACAGATGTACGAAGGCGGTCAGCCTCTCTACTATTTTATAATTTCAGTTGAATAA
- a CDS encoding Asp23/Gls24 family envelope stress response protein, whose protein sequence is MTSKLVTAIGSIYYSEDVLANIAGVATMECYGVVGMSSKRATDGLVELLKRENLSKGVKVTCEDDELIVELFIIVVYGTKISVIANNIIQKVKYTLEDLTGLKVVKVIVNVQGVRV, encoded by the coding sequence ATGACAAGCAAGCTGGTTACGGCTATAGGCTCAATATATTATTCTGAGGATGTACTTGCGAACATTGCCGGCGTTGCCACTATGGAATGCTACGGTGTGGTTGGTATGTCATCTAAAAGAGCAACTGATGGACTTGTTGAACTCCTTAAAAGAGAAAACTTAAGCAAAGGGGTAAAAGTGACTTGTGAAGATGATGAGCTTATTGTTGAACTTTTTATCATAGTCGTATATGGGACAAAAATATCAGTTATTGCAAATAACATCATCCAGAAGGTAAAATACACTCTGGAGGATTTGACAGGATTAAAAGTAGTTAAAGTGATAGTAAATGTTCAGGGAGTTAGGGTATAG
- the rpmB gene encoding 50S ribosomal protein L28 — MSRKCEICDKGLAFGIQYSHSHRKTNRTWAPNIKKVKAIVKGTPKTVSVCTRCLRSGKVQRAI, encoded by the coding sequence ATGTCAAGAAAATGTGAAATATGTGATAAAGGTTTAGCTTTTGGTATTCAGTATAGCCATTCCCATAGGAAAACAAACAGAACTTGGGCACCAAATATTAAAAAAGTAAAAGCTATTGTTAAAGGTACTCCTAAAACAGTCAGTGTTTGTACAAGATGCTTACGCTCCGGTAAGGTACAGAGGGCGATATAA
- the spoVM gene encoding stage V sporulation protein SpoVM, with translation MKLIVIKLPKFLGNIVRKIFKIH, from the coding sequence GTGAAGCTGATCGTGATAAAACTTCCAAAATTCCTGGGGAATATCGTAAGGAAGATTTTCAAAATACATTAA
- a CDS encoding thiamine diphosphokinase, giving the protein MKAAVVSHGTVKDISHLKALLNECQLLVCADGGAQYVLNCGMFPDAVIGDLDSIDENILKKLVNNNVEIIKYPKEKDFTDTELAIDYCINKDADEIMLLGSIGDRMDHTLANILLLVKLVGQNIKACIINEKNRIYITDSSLSLKGNVGDILSLIPVSGDVQGVRTNGLQYELSGATLSFGSSIGISNVFMDEEISVTIDSGYLLIIKSND; this is encoded by the coding sequence ATGAAAGCGGCAGTAGTCTCTCACGGTACGGTTAAGGACATTTCCCATTTAAAAGCCTTGCTTAACGAATGCCAACTTTTAGTCTGCGCCGACGGGGGAGCACAATATGTTTTAAACTGTGGCATGTTCCCGGATGCGGTTATAGGGGATTTAGACTCCATTGATGAAAATATATTAAAGAAGCTTGTAAATAATAATGTAGAAATTATAAAATATCCGAAAGAAAAGGATTTTACCGATACTGAGCTTGCCATTGACTATTGCATAAACAAAGATGCTGATGAAATAATGCTTTTAGGCAGCATAGGAGACAGGATGGATCATACTTTAGCTAACATTCTTCTTCTTGTTAAACTTGTAGGACAGAATATAAAAGCATGTATAATCAATGAAAAAAATAGAATTTACATAACTGATAGCTCTTTAAGCTTAAAAGGTAATGTAGGAGATATTCTTTCTCTTATACCCGTTAGCGGAGACGTTCAGGGCGTACGCACAAATGGTTTGCAATATGAATTGTCGGGAGCTACTTTAAGCTTTGGCAGCTCCATCGGGATATCCAATGTATTTATGGATGAAGAAATAAGTGTGACAATTGATTCCGGGTATTTATTAATTATAAAAAGCAATGATTAA
- the rpe gene encoding ribulose-phosphate 3-epimerase produces the protein MIRVAPSILAADFSNLAQDIKNVEEAGADLLHLDIMDGHFVPNISIGPPVVAALRDKTKLPFDVHLMITQPDKYIDSFVKAGADIITVHAEACTHLNRTIYSIKQHGIKAAVALNPATSLTVLDYILEDIDMVLLMTVNPGFGGQSYIKSMTRKIRSLKNMLDERKLIVDIQVDGGINTENIKEIIDAGANVIVAGSAVYKSKDIRATINSLRMMG, from the coding sequence ATGATAAGAGTAGCGCCGTCAATCTTGGCAGCTGATTTTTCAAATCTTGCCCAAGATATAAAAAATGTGGAAGAAGCAGGTGCCGACCTTTTGCATTTGGATATAATGGATGGGCATTTTGTACCTAATATTTCAATTGGCCCGCCGGTTGTAGCAGCATTAAGGGATAAGACAAAGCTGCCCTTTGACGTACATTTGATGATTACCCAGCCGGATAAATATATAGACAGCTTTGTAAAAGCCGGTGCGGATATAATAACTGTACATGCCGAGGCCTGTACACATTTAAACAGGACCATATATAGCATCAAACAGCATGGAATAAAAGCTGCTGTGGCACTGAATCCCGCAACATCCCTGACAGTTCTTGACTATATACTTGAAGATATTGATATGGTTCTTTTAATGACAGTAAACCCGGGCTTTGGGGGGCAGAGCTATATAAAATCTATGACAAGAAAGATTCGGTCCTTAAAGAATATGTTGGATGAGAGAAAGCTAATTGTTGATATCCAGGTAGACGGAGGAATAAATACCGAAAACATAAAAGAGATAATAGATGCCGGAGCCAATGTCATTGTGGCCGGCTCGGCTGTATATAAATCAAAGGATATCAGGGCTACCATAAACAGCCTGAGAATGATGGGATAA
- the rsgA gene encoding ribosome small subunit-dependent GTPase A has protein sequence MPQGLIIKGIGGFYYVKTEEGIVECRARGKFRNENITPLVGDMVTVSIHNNSNSLDKIHERKNQLIRPPVANVDQLIIVFAAVKPEPNLELLDKFLIVAELNNMDIAICINKIDLIEAPLIEGMFAPYKEAGFNIIYTSTKKDIGIEDLKLYLKDKVSVFSGPSGVGKSSLLNKLHPSFNMETGEISKKIERGKQTTRHTQLLELHEGGYVADTPGFSSLEYEAMKVDYEELDYLFPEFRDFLGQCKFTGCSHTKEPGCAVKNAVEEKQVNKRRYESYVRMYDDIKKLGRNYR, from the coding sequence ATGCCCCAAGGTTTAATCATTAAGGGGATTGGCGGTTTCTATTATGTGAAAACAGAAGAAGGAATTGTGGAATGCAGGGCAAGGGGAAAATTCAGAAATGAAAATATAACCCCTCTGGTAGGCGATATGGTTACTGTCAGCATTCACAATAACAGCAACTCGCTGGATAAAATTCATGAGAGAAAAAACCAATTGATCCGGCCGCCTGTTGCCAATGTGGACCAGCTAATTATTGTTTTTGCAGCAGTAAAGCCTGAACCCAATCTGGAGCTTCTGGATAAATTTTTGATTGTAGCAGAATTAAATAATATGGATATAGCAATCTGTATCAATAAAATTGATTTGATCGAAGCTCCTTTGATTGAAGGAATGTTTGCGCCCTATAAAGAAGCCGGATTTAATATAATATATACAAGTACAAAAAAGGATATCGGTATTGAGGATTTAAAGCTATATCTTAAGGATAAGGTCAGTGTCTTTTCAGGCCCTTCGGGAGTGGGAAAATCTTCGCTTTTAAATAAGCTTCACCCTTCATTTAATATGGAAACTGGGGAAATAAGCAAGAAAATCGAGAGGGGAAAACAAACCACCCGTCATACACAGCTTTTAGAGCTTCATGAAGGCGGGTATGTGGCAGATACCCCCGGATTTAGTTCCCTTGAATATGAGGCTATGAAGGTTGATTATGAAGAGCTTGATTATTTGTTTCCAGAATTCAGGGATTTTTTAGGTCAGTGCAAGTTTACCGGTTGTTCACATACAAAGGAACCGGGCTGCGCCGTAAAAAACGCAGTTGAAGAAAAGCAGGTAAATAAAAGAAGATATGAATCCTATGTGAGGATGTATGATGATATAAAGAAATTAGGGAGGAACTACAGATGA
- the pknB gene encoding Stk1 family PASTA domain-containing Ser/Thr kinase has translation MIGRTLGNRYELLEKIGEGGMGLVYKAKCHLLNRYVAVKILKPELIDDEEFVNKFRKESLSAASLSHPNIVNIYDVGVEDGIYYIVMELVKGKTLKEIIHERAPMPFFEIINISRQICLALDHAHKNNIIHRDVKPQNILITHDGIVKVADFGIARASNSATLTNTGNVLGSVYYISPEQARGGFTDEKTDIYSLGTVIYEMATAKVPFVAESPVAIALKHIQDDITRPSELNSDIPLALEDIITNCLKKNPSERYESAAAVIKDLDIASANPEKRIARRIENSGDTTRVMPVINQELLNGKEQKTVNKKKKINRTFIVAFVIIFTVVTVSGLLLLNMYGNLSRNKDVPVPYILGLDENTAEQMLKSYNLNMEVIDRPNSDKPLGTVIKTYPDVGVDAKENGVVKVRISAGPVKVLIPNVIGESLNDAIFALEQKGLEKGGVIEVNDDNIEPGRVINVWPEVDKEVVYGTLVDIYVSKGPAVKFVKVPPLEGITLDKVEERLAQDNLKLGKADNGMDLNKPDNVVLNQSIPPMTEVKEGTVIDITVNKIIPSIPATH, from the coding sequence ATGATTGGCAGAACATTAGGAAACAGATACGAGCTTCTTGAGAAAATCGGAGAAGGCGGCATGGGCCTTGTATACAAGGCAAAATGCCATTTGCTGAACAGATACGTTGCTGTTAAAATACTCAAGCCCGAGCTTATAGATGATGAAGAATTCGTCAATAAATTCAGGAAGGAATCATTGTCTGCAGCCAGCTTGTCTCATCCTAACATAGTTAACATATATGACGTAGGCGTGGAAGATGGTATATATTACATAGTAATGGAGCTTGTTAAGGGGAAAACCTTAAAGGAAATCATACATGAGAGAGCTCCCATGCCTTTTTTTGAAATAATTAATATAAGCAGGCAGATTTGCCTGGCGCTGGATCATGCCCATAAAAACAATATTATTCACAGGGATGTCAAGCCTCAGAATATACTGATAACCCATGACGGTATAGTCAAGGTTGCTGACTTTGGAATTGCCAGAGCATCCAATTCGGCGACTCTTACAAATACAGGCAATGTATTGGGTTCCGTCTATTATATATCCCCTGAGCAGGCTCGGGGAGGATTTACCGATGAAAAAACCGATATATATTCATTGGGAACCGTAATATACGAAATGGCAACGGCCAAGGTGCCTTTTGTGGCAGAAAGCCCCGTTGCAATTGCCTTAAAGCATATACAGGATGATATTACAAGACCTTCGGAATTAAATTCGGATATTCCTTTGGCTCTGGAAGATATCATAACAAATTGCCTTAAGAAAAATCCATCAGAGCGTTATGAATCCGCTGCAGCGGTAATAAAGGATTTGGATATTGCATCGGCAAATCCCGAAAAAAGAATAGCCAGGAGAATTGAAAATTCCGGTGACACGACAAGGGTAATGCCTGTAATAAATCAGGAGTTGCTGAACGGAAAAGAACAAAAGACGGTCAACAAGAAGAAGAAAATAAACAGGACCTTTATAGTTGCCTTTGTGATAATATTTACGGTCGTCACAGTATCGGGGCTTTTGCTCCTTAATATGTACGGCAATTTATCAAGGAACAAGGACGTCCCCGTTCCCTATATATTAGGCCTTGATGAAAATACTGCAGAGCAGATGCTAAAATCCTACAACCTCAATATGGAGGTAATTGACAGGCCAAACAGCGATAAACCTCTGGGCACAGTTATCAAGACTTATCCTGATGTGGGTGTAGATGCAAAAGAAAACGGTGTAGTTAAAGTAAGGATTAGTGCAGGACCGGTAAAGGTGCTCATTCCCAATGTCATAGGCGAATCCTTAAACGATGCCATATTTGCACTGGAGCAAAAAGGCCTGGAAAAAGGCGGTGTTATAGAAGTAAACGACGACAATATTGAGCCGGGCAGGGTTATCAATGTCTGGCCGGAAGTAGATAAAGAAGTGGTGTACGGTACTCTGGTGGATATATATGTGAGCAAGGGGCCGGCGGTTAAATTTGTAAAAGTACCTCCCTTGGAGGGAATTACACTGGATAAGGTGGAAGAAAGGCTTGCCCAGGATAATTTAAAGCTTGGCAAAGCTGATAATGGAATGGATTTGAATAAACCTGACAATGTGGTATTAAATCAAAGCATACCACCCATGACGGAGGTTAAAGAAGGAACAGTAATAGATATTACCGTAAACAAGATAATTCCGTCTATACCTGCAACTCACTAA
- a CDS encoding Stp1/IreP family PP2C-type Ser/Thr phosphatase, translated as MDIKCMTDVGRVREINEDYCTYCKIGDGTDLIIVADGMGGHNAGEVASFIAITSVKDYVEKNYKEDIKAEDIPNIIKEAILTANKDIYMQSKNNASYSGMGTTIIAAIIKKGMVYIGHVGDSRAYVLIGSSLKKVTDDHSLVAELLRNGSITEMEAVNHPQKNIITRALGTNEDVEVDLETAEISTGDAVLLCTDGLSNMVCDNDIEEVLKNSSDAYDAVKKLTDMANEAGGHDNITVIVAKADSTDCEVRQ; from the coding sequence TTGGATATTAAGTGCATGACCGATGTAGGAAGAGTGAGAGAGATAAATGAGGACTACTGTACATATTGCAAAATAGGTGATGGTACAGACCTTATAATAGTAGCTGACGGCATGGGAGGACATAATGCAGGAGAAGTGGCAAGCTTTATTGCCATAACTTCCGTTAAAGACTATGTCGAAAAGAATTATAAAGAAGACATAAAAGCTGAGGATATACCGAATATTATAAAGGAAGCTATATTGACTGCAAACAAGGATATTTATATGCAGTCGAAAAACAATGCGAGCTATTCCGGAATGGGCACAACCATTATTGCTGCCATAATAAAAAAAGGTATGGTCTACATTGGACATGTGGGAGACAGCAGGGCTTATGTGCTTATAGGAAGCAGCCTCAAAAAGGTGACAGATGATCATTCATTGGTGGCCGAACTTTTAAGAAACGGCAGCATTACTGAAATGGAAGCAGTTAATCACCCTCAGAAGAATATTATAACCAGGGCCTTAGGTACAAATGAAGATGTCGAAGTTGATTTGGAAACCGCTGAAATAAGCACAGGCGATGCCGTTCTTTTATGTACCGACGGATTATCCAATATGGTATGTGATAATGACATTGAAGAGGTTCTTAAAAATTCAAGTGATGCTTATGATGCAGTAAAAAAATTGACAGATATGGCAAATGAGGCAGGCGGGCATGATAACATCACTGTAATCGTTGCGAAAGCTGATAGCACCGATTGTGAGGTGAGACAATGA